The genomic segment TGAAATTGTACAGAGGATGTCCTCTGACCGCACAGAATTAATTTAGAAATCAGTGAGATATCTAGACTCTCCCAAACATCTGAGGATTAAACACTTCAGAAACAACACATCAAGATCTGTGTTCAAGAAGGAGGTGGGACCCAAGCAGAGTTCTGAAAGGCAGGTGGGTTCTGAACTCACAGAAGAGTGATGTCAGGGGCACAGCTACCAAAAAGGCAAGGAGTCAGGCAAGTGCAGAAGATGCACGCAGAAGGCCTTAAGGGAGTGTTTCTTTTCACTGCAGCTCATCTTCTAAGTagcaattttaatctttttaccCCATAGACCCAGATAATATGCCTGACATACTCCTATGGGTATAATTCCTAACTCAATCATGTTAACTCATCCTTTTTCCTGCCACTCATAAAATGCATCTCTTTGCAACACACCAGCGGTTATTACACAGAGATCTGAGGCACAGGGGAAGTCCTTAACCAATACAAAGTGATTTCTTGTTTTCTccaatttctattattttctttgacaGGATGCTTCATTTAAATAAGGTAAAAACTCTTTTGGGTAAATCATCTTTGATCATCCTCCGTTACTTATTCCATAActgaaatttctgttttcttctatattACAAGCATATTTCTTAAAATGGGCAATAAGATTTCATGAAAAACAAGAAGGTTGTACAAAATGTACCAGACTATGGAAACTAACAGgatgccttaaaaaaaatgtacaaacatacaattttgcattttcttagttCATGTACCACAACCCAATCCCTAACATATATACATGGATATAATCTTTCCCAACAACCTCTTTTTAAGGATCTGACTGAACTTTAATACCTATCAGACTCAACACCTCTACCTTCTCCCACCTCCTGATGTGTGGATGCTTAGTATAATTTAACAGTGATGAGAATTACAGTGTTGATCTATCAAGTTGCTATTCAATTACCTtagataaagttttatttgaaaacagtAAAGTAGTTTTAAACTGAGAGTACacaatttcttaaaatcatttttcagTTAAGCTCATAGCAAAACATCTGACATAAGCAAATTAAATAAGTAACACCTTGAAGGACATAGATGTACTcacttaaaattagaaaatccagaaataatttgtatacaaaaaaaaaagcttcaatttttttaagcGTTAACTAGAAAAGCattacaaaactttaaaaattgacatgattttatgttaaaaacattCACTACcaagagaaataggaaaaactgtgtgcaatttttttttaaactctgcaaTTTCTAATTTGGGGCgaaattagagaaaaagaatttaacaatCATTCCCATACAAAATTTGAATGTCACCCCCCTggcaaaacaaaaattcaaactaaccctatataaaaatgtaaagtctTAATTTCATAAACTACTGAATAGCACCTTACTTATATGAAAGACACATACGTGGAGATCTCCCTCGGGGATGTCATCCATTCTCATAACTTTAAATACCAACCTGGTGACTGCCAGTTTCCCTCCCCAGCCTGGACTGCTTCTCTGAATACCAGCCTGTAGACTCAAACTGTGTACCTGTCATACCCACTGAATGCCTAACAGGCACCTCAAATGAAGCAAGCCCAAAAAGACGCCTCAAATCTTCATTCCCCATCCTACTTCTCCAAATCCCACTCCTCTAGTTTACATTTCAGTAAAAGGCAACTCCATTTTTCCAGCTATTCCGTCCCCAAACCCTTGACTTCCCTCACACCCCATATTATATCTAATACAAGAGCAAATCCAGCCAGCGGTGCCTTTCAGATATCCACAAACTCTGACCCCTtcaccactgccaccatcctGGGCCAAGCCATTGCCATTCTCATCTAGGCTAGTGCCATCAACCACCAAGTGgaatccctccttcctcctctgctctccttcaGAACGTAGCAGCCAGAGAGATTTTATTAAAGCATAAATCAGATCCTGTTACTCCTCTCTCAAAATTCTCCCAAGACCACATGAGTAAAAGTCAAAATCCTTGAAATGGATAAGGTCACATTCTTCTCCAGCCCCCTCCCGCCAATCCCCATTTCATCTCCTACAACTCTCCTTCTGCTCTCTCTGCTCCAGCTACTCTAGGCTTCTCCTTGAACCTGCTAAGCAAGCTCTGCCTAGGGCCCTGTGCGCCCTGATTCCCCTCTGCCTGAAAGCCATTATTTCCACGGCTtgctccctcacctccctcctcaGGTCTTTGGTTAAACGCCACCTTCGCAGTGGGGCCTCTCTAGCCATGCTAACTAAACTAATATTCCCTGTCCCTTTTTCTATGTTATTCTTCTCCTCAGCACCTACCACATCTAATATACtctacattttacttatttagctTATGTATGGACTGTCTCCACCCACTAGAATTTGTGTTTAAGGAAGGCAGGGAAGTGTTTTTATTCACTAATATATCACCAATGACTAAAACACTACCTGGTACATAGTGTGaactctataaatatttgctgaagaaaGAAGGACACACTGgcctttcctggtggcgcaggggttaagaatctacctgccaatgcaggggacacagggttcaatccctggtctgggaagatcccacatgccatggtgcaactaagcccatgagccacaactactgagcccactcgatacaactactgaagcccatgcgcctagagcctgtgctctgcaacaagagaagccaccacaatgagaagcatgcGCACCGagacaaagagcagcccccgctcatcacaactagagaaagcctgtgcgcagcaacaaagacccaacgcagccaaaaataattaattttttttaaaaaagaaagaaagaagaaaaggacacacTAAGGTAAAGAGAGGTCCTAGTGAATGCTTTCAATCCTGTTTTACCAGCTTTCATAAAAGTGAATTTTCTTAGTCAAGACACCGAAATTTGGAAGGAACATACATACGGTCCACAAAATAATATCatggtttcctttcttttcccctctgtacACATGACTAGTCCTTTGACCCTTAATGATCCTAGCAAAAAGTTGCCATCTGCCCACTCCTTTCAGATTCACCACCACCACACAACATTATTCTTGGCTTCCAGACTCATGCCTGGTCCAACACCGTATGTTATGTCTGCAAGTTTTTCAATCCAGCCTATACGGATGTTAATCAACTCTAGAAAGATCAGCCTGTGAGAGATCAAGAACCATTTGTTCCCCCAGGAAAAGTATACCCAAAGCCCAAAGAAACTGATTTGTCTTCAGTAAAACATGACCTAggcaatttctttcattaaaaggTGCTACAAAGAAGTGACTATTTGGTTGAGCTGCCATCAGTTTGGTTTTTAAACTCTCATCATTTTggtattacaaaataaaacaagtttgCTGTAAAAAGTCTGGAATGTCACAAATgcaaagtaaaaagtgaaagttTTCTGCTATTCCACCTAAATTCCAGTTCCCTAGAGATTAACAACTATGTCAGTCTAAATCCTTCCACACTTTTTTCTCTGCATGCACAAATTaatagttaatttttgttttacaaaaatgggGCCATACCATGCAGACTGATCcccaaattactttttttccactTACCATTACATGGACATCTTTCAGTGTTTGTACTTTACAGTATGCTGGCAAGAAACATCCTTAtatgacttccttttttttttttttttttgtgcccaCCTTTATGACTTCTTGATACTTTCTACAGCAGCAGTTATGAAACTTTCTTATCTCATGACCTTTTTACACTCTTGAAAATTATACAGTACCCCAAAGTACTTTTGTTTATATAGATTATCTCATCGATATCTACCACAGtataaactgaaaatttttaattatttgttcatttgttcacaaaaaaataaacatttttattatcactAGGAAATAACTTGGTTTTCCCCTGTTTATAGATAATTGTAGATATTGTTCTTTGAAGCTATACCAAACTCAGtaagtggtagtttcttaaaggttagttttGATGTAGAATCTAAAGCTCtatcaattaatttttgtattgttacattaaaatccaatGGTCCATCTTGCACTTTGAATGAATCTTTTTTACCTGTGCCTGATTTTATAACGTTATGTGTTGATCATTTAGAAAATATCAATTCACTAAATTATGTAGATCTTCCAAATAATACATTCCATTATAAGATATCAAAACAGCATTTGCAAATATTACCACCAATCTCTACATCACAGTAgcagatacaagttttccaaaatcctAATTTTCGCtgtaaagcaaaaattttatCACTGACAACAGACACTACCAGTCACTCTCCCTGAAAGactcttttacacatttttttaatgtgaataacCATAGTTTGTCAGTAAAAATGCTAGTCCACGAAAAAAGCGGCAAGTTCAGCTTATAACTAATCACTGCCCGAGCGCTCTTCCTAGAGACAACCTGCACACACAATTACTTCCCGCTTCATCCACAGAAGGTTAACAAAATACATACACAAGagtcaagatttaataaaattaataattttgctGCTTCACCAGGAATATTCTTaagtgaaaaccaaaaaaattattgttttttactATGAACGCATGGCATGAAGAATACAGTGGCTACTATAGTATACTTAGGAACCTGCATTACTTTTGGACCATTAATGCAGAGTGCAAATAACATTTTAGTATTGTGTTAATATGAAAAGTTTTAACCTCTGGACCCCCTGAAGGGTAGGAGGCACATCTAAGGCACTACATCATTCTATACCAGGATGGTTTCCTAGCAGTGAGATTACCACGTCACCAGTACGTACATTGTAAATTCGGGTAAGTTTGGCCAAAGTTTTCCAAAAAGTCCATACCAGTTTTCACTACCTAAGGTTGTATGATCATCaccagttaaaaatataaataactcacTTTATAAATCCTGAATTTGGGAAGCcataataaatatattactatATTTGCCTGTCTAAATCCAATGCTAAAATATAACTAATGTTTCAAGGCAAAGTAAAATCCAAGTACCCAGATTATTCAGATGAGGATTTCCGTAAGAAAATCAAACCTCAACTTTCAAATGTAAGTTCACTGAATAGAGAACTTTATTGTAGTCACCCATTGTTAACAGTATTTGAGATTGAATTTCAAAGTATATGCTACTTGTACACCTCCTACATTTGCTTATAGGGTGAGTGGGCTCAACtgatgttttaatataaattacACAGTCTGAAAAATGTCAGGCTGCGACAGTGCAAACGGGACCCTAATTAATGGGTACATGGCTGGCCCCTGTTCCAGACATCAGCCTAAGCTGACCCTTAGCTTTAAAACTTCACGCAGAGTTACTGGACGTGACCAGTATATGTACTGTCGGCGCTCAAATGCCAATCATGTTCATAAAAATGTCAAAGACAACCTTTCTTGCCCCAGATGTCATATGaaacagggagagaggagggggggaAAGCTGCACCTATGGGGAAAGGTCTACTCCTTGTGCAAAGGTGAAATAACTGGAAGCTGGGGCTCCTCAAATCACAAAGAATGCCGCCTCCCCCCTCGACTGTTCTCACGTGGCTCCAAAGTGATTTTCAAGTTCTACTTATGACTGAAAAGATCAAGAATATTAGCGTCAACTAGGACCTGTGGTTTTTAACTTTGGGGGGAGCACAAACCCCTTTGAGGATATGATAAAAGATCCCTGTagataaagtaataaataatccATGTATCTCACAGGAAGAAAGAGCCCATGCCTTAGGTAAGAGCAGAATCATGGACTATGGATCCTGAGAAACCACTTACGTCCAACCTCCTCAGGAAGCTGGAATAAGTAAAatggcttgtccaaggtcacggtGAGTTAGAAAGGGAAtcaggcaaaaaataaacaactcaaaAGAGATTCTGAATAAAGCCATCCAGTGTCACCAagtaactttttcttttacaaaaaaagttAAACCAGAAACTAAGGGATAACTACAGGAACAGAAGTTTTAAGTACAACAGAAATGGAAAGAACCGACACAGTGCTGTGGTTCCAAAGTTCCTCACGCATCCCCAAGCCGAAAACAGGACCAGACGCTTGAACAGCACTCACCGTGTTCCACAAAAACATTGCAGTGCGGCCCCCCATGCCTCGATGATTCCTTCTTCCCTGCTCCTTTGATAAAGTGCAGGGCAGGCAGACTTGGCCTTCTTTGGTCCCCAAGAACTTTTCCAGGCTGCTGCCCCATAAAGTAACGATAGGCACCCCTTTCCAGAAGAGGGTTCAAGATCTTTCAGAATGATTAGTGAGTTTAGAAGGAAAACGGTCTCTGTGGGATTTCACATTCACCGCATCTCCACAAGTCGGTAACTGAGGTCAATCACAAGACATCTTCCATAATGAAAGGAAGCGAAGATTTTAGGTTGACATATGCAAAGAGGAGTTCCGATTATATTCCCAGTTTATCAATTCGAAGTAATGTAATTGCAATGCGACCCCAAAGTTTCTTGATTTTAAGTGTCTTTTACTGGCTAAGTTTCCTTCCTTTCAAGGAGAAAAACCTAAACAGAAATATTCACAGGGGATGCTGTACAAGGGTCAGTAAAGCTAAAGTCCTGTCGATTTCCACACATCAAGGAAACGCTGATCGTTTTTGGATGCTCCTCCAGAACTTCTCCTGGGGAAGTCACCCTACCCCTATCTTGGTGTCTTCATCTTCCGACACATTTCCTACTGCGCTAGCTGCCGCTCCTGCTTCCCTACCCTGCTCTCCGGAAAAGGACACGGGTCACCCCGACTTCAGCGAGAGCTGGCCCTCCGCTCGGACGAGAAGGAATGCGTTGCCAGCAACTTTTAAGTCCGCTTTTTAAAAGGCCTGTGAAACCAGTCCAggcttttcctttgcattaaaGTTTTTGGCTGGGCTGAGACTAAGGGGGCCGTAGGTGACATTGGAAGAAGTCAGGGCATTAGAGGCTCACGGGAGCaacctggggggaaggggaggccacTTGACAGCAGGGAAGGGGTTTGAATGGGGGGCTCCGAGGCCAAACTTGGGGCCGAGAGTCGGAGCAAGGGGCGGCTCGGGGGTAAGAGGGAGGCAGCCAGGGCGGGGCACGGGCGGCTTACTCCGGGGGCGACGCTCCTCCACGCCTCAGGAAACGGGGTGTCCCGGGTCTGGGGAAAGAGACCACCCCCAGGGTCCCAGAGCCGGGAGGGGGCTGTAAGGGACGAAGAACTGTCGCGACCCCGAAGGCGGGTggcgggcggaggggggaggAGGCCCGGCCTCCTCAGCTGCCCCGAGCCTGGGGGTCTCTGCCCGAgacaccccctcccccggccccggACGTTGGTACGGCCGCCGCCGCCAGCCAGTCACATCCCCCAGGCTCCGTCGCAGGACCCGACCTCCCCCCGCAGGTAGGGGCCGTGGACAACGGAAGGGCTCCTCAGCCGCAGGACCCGGGAACCGGCTCCGGCTCCAGCGCTGCTCAGGGACGGTCACCGACCCCCGCGGCCGCCATGATGGATTACGAGCCGCTCCACAACgaggccaggccccgcccccggtcCCGCCCCCGGTGACGTCCGGGGCGC from the Hippopotamus amphibius kiboko isolate mHipAmp2 chromosome 2, mHipAmp2.hap2, whole genome shotgun sequence genome contains:
- the LOC130844783 gene encoding umcharacterized LOC128092248 homolog: MSPTAPLVSAQPKTLMQRKSLDWFHRPFKKRT